The following proteins come from a genomic window of Deltaproteobacteria bacterium:
- a CDS encoding ROK family protein → MGGAHRLPVAVGVDLGGTHLRAAVVQGDRIRLRHREPVGNDRDPRSIAARIAAFVSRHAPPGAPVGVGVAAMLRGFDGFVAHSPHLGWRDEPFGAALRRQLPGRPIGVYNDVNAVTFGEYAAGAGRGSRDVVAVFVGTGVGGGAVLSGRLLTGFSNTCAELGHLKVVLTDDARLCNCGLRGCVEAYCGGSYLLARFREELAAGARSAAVDLAGGDPEAVTAAHVDAAARAGDPWAAGLWREIAPLLGVAIANTCTAFNPEVVVLGGGVIDRAPTLTQWAIDACMRWVNPPARVGLRIERAALGDDAGVIGSARLAAEGVHCAAA, encoded by the coding sequence ATGGGCGGCGCACACCGACTGCCGGTCGCGGTCGGCGTCGACCTCGGCGGCACCCATCTGCGAGCCGCCGTCGTGCAGGGCGACCGCATCCGACTGCGCCACCGCGAACCGGTCGGAAACGACCGCGACCCGCGGTCGATCGCGGCGCGCATCGCTGCGTTCGTCTCCCGCCATGCGCCGCCCGGCGCGCCGGTCGGCGTCGGCGTGGCCGCGATGCTGCGCGGGTTCGACGGATTCGTCGCGCACTCGCCGCACCTCGGCTGGCGCGACGAGCCGTTCGGAGCGGCGCTGCGGCGCCAGTTGCCAGGTCGGCCGATCGGCGTCTACAACGACGTCAACGCCGTCACCTTCGGCGAGTACGCGGCGGGCGCGGGCCGCGGATCGCGCGACGTGGTCGCCGTGTTCGTCGGCACCGGCGTCGGCGGCGGCGCGGTGCTGTCGGGCCGCCTGCTCACCGGGTTCAGCAACACGTGCGCCGAACTCGGCCATCTCAAGGTCGTCCTGACCGACGATGCCCGGCTGTGCAACTGCGGCCTGCGCGGCTGCGTCGAGGCGTACTGCGGCGGCAGTTACCTGCTGGCACGGTTTCGCGAAGAACTCGCCGCCGGCGCCCGGTCCGCCGCGGTGGACCTCGCCGGAGGCGATCCCGAAGCCGTGACGGCAGCCCACGTCGACGCCGCGGCGCGCGCCGGCGACCCGTGGGCCGCGGGCCTGTGGCGCGAGATCGCGCCACTTTTGGGCGTCGCGATCGCCAACACGTGCACCGCGTTCAACCCGGAGGTGGTCGTGCTCGGCGGCGGCGTGATCGACCGCGCGCCGACGCTCACGCAGTGGGCGATCGATGCCTGCATGCGGTGGGTCAACCCGCCGGCGCGCGTCGGCCTGCGCATCGAGCGCGCCGCCCTGGGCGACGACGCCGGCGTCATCGGGTCCGCCCGGCTGGCGGCCGAGGGCGTCCACTGCGCCGCGGCGTGA